The Arachis ipaensis cultivar K30076 chromosome B10, Araip1.1, whole genome shotgun sequence DNA window tatgaaaagCAAAATATATATGATTCCGAATTCAACCAGCAAAACCTAATCAAATTGAAACGAAAATATAATGacaaaaaaagtataaaaaccaAATTACAAATTTATATAGATTGTAAAAACTATGCTGTAAACCGCTAAAAGAAAAATGACCAAATAAAACAGGAATTCATGATAGCGTATCTGCCCTTAGCATATATGTATAAAATTAAACATGCCGTGTGGCATATATGATATaacgttaaaaacttaaaattcattCGGCGACTATATTGACGCATTAAAGATTCAAATAAAGAAAAGCCTAGAGTTCTGTAGCAATAGTGATTACCCCTATGACTCTGTGGAAGGCATTTTGATCCACTTCGAGACAAGCCAGGATTACAATTGCTGCAGCAACTGTTGAGGGCCAGTAGCATAGCTGCTCCTCAGCTGATAGTACCAGAACTGCCAGCGACTTGACCCTCCTCTCCACAGCTGCATTAACTTTAGCAGCTTTTAAGTAGAACCTGTAGAATTTAACAACCTTGGGTAAAATAAGTATGATAAAGGACCAAGTGGAACTCTAGTCTCTATTTCCTTCTGAAGTTGCTGGGAGTTACAATTTTTAAGACGGTGTAAGTTCTTAGGACCAATATTTGCAGCTTTATTGGTGAATAATACACTAAAAGGAAACAGAAAAGAATTGGAGTTATAATTACATATGCATAATGTTTCACGGAAATTTTCTTCATTTTTGGCTTTGTTCAAACCCTGAAACTAATAATCTCCATATTATTTTAACTTTTatacaaaatattatataatacaCCTGCTGTGATAATATAAAGAAAAAGTTATATGTTTTACCACAAGAAGTTGTAGATGGTCGGAATGAAACACTGGAACTTAAGCACTTCCTGCACCACCCATTCCATAGCAACCACCTCGCATCTACTGTACACATTACTTCCAATATAAAAATTCTTTTGCTCCACTCTGTAATGTCCACACACAGTTGAAGTTATCATTATAGACTAGAAACGGAACAAAAGACTTCGCAGTTAAATGAACTCAAGGACAGGCTAgccaaaaagaaaagaataaaaaaaagtaatttgAGCAGGAGAAACTAATGGGTTGCAATCTGCTTGAAGAGGAGACACATCAATCACGACAAACCCTGCTGATGTAGCAGAGCCAAGCTACTGAGCTAGTGTCTGTTATCTATATCCGTTCCAATTTGAGCCAACTAATTAATCCAGTTTATTTTCCATTAAATTTTTTGTGTGGAATACTATACTCATATCATGTAGTCATATATTACAAATAATTATTAGCTTGGTATAGAACAAAGTATGCAATCGAATATTTGATCTAGGACAATTCCCGTATATTCTTCGATAATAGTACTATCATGactaaattattcaaaattatgACACAGTTCATGATTAGTGATAGTATTAATGCATACAGAAAATTTATGTAGTTTTGCTCAtgtaatttaaaaaagaaaatgtgATGAAAAATATTATACTGGATTAAATCCTGGTTCAATCACTTCACCTGCGGGCAGCTCAGAAACAGTCACAGAAACAAATTAACACGATTCGTTTCCccagaaagaaatagaaaaggaCTCAATGATGAACCTGCTATATTGCTGGTTTTCTTCGATCCTCGTGGCTAACGTGAGGCAAGCGATCCCAACAATCTGAAGGTTTCTCTTGACTTTAAAATATCCTTTGCTTAAGAAACGGTCAAGGAGGCTGACTCCAAGAAACATCGTCTCTTGCCGAAGCTGTTTTCGATAAGATTGCTGCCCATTTATGGAAAATTTCTTAGTTAAAGCATTTCAAACAAAATGAACCAGCAATTCAAAGCCCAACAACGTTTCCATAAAGCTATgctttttggttttttttctaTCCATATAGAGTAAACTCTTTAGAGTGCTAAGTATGAAGAAAATTAAGTGTTCTCAATCCTCTCTAACACAACAATTCCAGTAACCACTTTTGTTCTCTCTCAATCTTCTCTAACAGAACAATTCTTTAACcccattattctttttttttttgtgagccAAAAATTAATTacacaaaaaatatattattacatGTATAAAGTAATAAATAGTTAAATACCTAAAATACAAAAAGAaccaataaatatttaaaatgcattcacgatgataataataataataataataataacaacaatcttANNNNNNNNNNNNNNNNNNNNNNNNNNNNNNNNNNNNNNNNNNNNNNNNNNNNNNNNNNNNNNNNNNNNNNNNNNNNNNNNNNNNNNNNNNNNNNNNNNNNNNNNNNNNNNNNNNNNNNNNNNNNNNNNNNNNNNNNNNNNNNNNNNNNNNNNNNNNNNNNNNNNNNNNNNNNNNNNNNNNNNNNNNNNNNNNNNNNNNNNNNNNNNNNNNNNNNNNNNNNNNNNNNNNNNNNNNNNNNNNNNNNNNNNNNNNNNNNNNNNNNNNNNNNNNNNNNNNNNNNNNNNNNNNNNNNTTATATATATCCACAGACCATATAATAAGAAATGACTtttgtaaaattattatttttctaaactAATATCTATACGGCTATACCAATATATTATCGAACTTGGTAATTTTCATAGAGGGATGACGTATGTTTAATGTAGTAACTCCATTCATAAATAATAACTAGTTACACTATCTTTCAATTATGTATCATTATTATATCATACAAATTAAAATATGTACGAACTTAAACTCAATAATAAAATGATATAATTAAATTATGGTGACACCAAATTATAATTCattgacaattttttttttttcaatgcggTTTCAACTTTTTCAGTACTATtaattcttctctctttctcttcttcttgacCTTAACGCCTTTGGGTCGATTACTAGCTAGCTAGAGTTTGACCGTTAAGAAAGTACGGTTGCTCCTGCTATATATACGGTTGATATTTCTACTTCAACAACCATATATAGCCATAGCTACAAGCTAAACGCAAAACTGTCTTGGGAGTTGGAAGAACCCAAACCGCCCACATGCATGCACGAATACGAGAAAAGTGGATGCATGCATTAAACCAGAATCTGACGTGTCACGAGACGATTGGATTATACTGATGAGGTTCTCCAATGCTCTTACCGTGCAGAATGTTCACTCTAACTGAATCAAGTTTAGAGTCTTCACCTTTCCATcgtgttcttttaatttttcgcaACCGAAAATACAGTGTAACAAAATAAAAAGCACGACagaaacaaacaaacaacaagcaaataataaaaaaagcatGAGCAGTTCTTAACTTCTTTTCAAAGGCAATCCATTAATTTGTTGaggaaaaaatagaaataaaaacgataacagaattaagaacataatGATCATCACCACGGAACTGTTTTTCAAATCTATACTAAATTTAGTTGAATACTACATTATTAAACTATATATATCCAGGTGCTATATTTAGATTAACAAGACGAAAATGATAgcgttctatttaatataatttacttTTCAGATATGATGTTCAAAACTTCAAATAACATAAGTGTAATaccaaaaaacaaaacaaaaaaaaaactaacctcAACGATCCAGTGTACCATTTGAGAGCGTTGCTGAATCACGAGGTCCCCGAATTCAGTGGTAGAAAAATAGCTATCTGTATAATTCCACAGAAGAACTTgcttcctctccctctctctcagcATCAGGTAGCTTTCTTCTTCGTCCAAATCATCGAACTTCACAAACTAAATTCAGAaaatcaagacacaagaaaaaataaataattaagaacTTCTCATATGACTAGAACAGAAccgaatattaaaaaatataataactgATGAGTTTGAGCTCTGAAGAAGCTGAAACACGCAAACATTTATTATTACTACCTTGGAATGAATAGGAACGACCTCATCTTTGACGCTGGAAGAATTATTGTTGAATGGAGAAGTTATAATTAGCGTGGTGAACTCGTTACGGAACTGAAGAAATAACGAGTGAGTTGGAGAAGGAGTTTCACCAACGGATCCCTGCGAGAATTGGCTTCCTGAATCAATGAATAGCGACGGAGTGTAATCAGAAAGCTCAAGTTCTGAACACTCAGGGAAGCTGAACATCTCTGAGCGAAGATCGGAGAGCACAGTTCCCTGACTCGAATAGTACTCTGACTCATCGTCTTCGTCATCTTCGTCTTCGTTGGAATATGAGAATCGCAATTGCTCCGTGCAATTGAGATCGGAGCTATTCGTACTTTGATTGATCTTCGATTTTGCTATCAAATCAACACAGTTACTATCATCCTCGCGGTGGTTTCTCGAACCTTGAGAGAATTCTAATTCCGATTCTCTGTTTATCTTGCAGATTGATNNNNNNNNNNNNNNNNNNNNNNNNNNNNNNNNNNNNNNNNNNNNNNNNNNNNNNNNNNNNNNNNNNNNNNNNNNNNNNNNNNNNNNNNNNNNNNNNNNNNNNNNNNNNNNNNNNNNNNNNNNNNNNNNNNNNNNNNNNNNNNNNNNNNNNNNNNNNNNNNNNNNNNNNNNNNNNNNGAGGAGCTAA harbors:
- the LOC107621219 gene encoding cyclin-SDS produces the protein MTTTLRRSKRKHNLEPAPKITGKKLRSNLPRRRRCQISPVVIVSTRFNASRENPCFSGKSMDSDSCSDDFAGGEASCNSSRASAVFAGNGGCSKSSEKLQCEISRNRRFGKQNESEVSESSCVDSNDRVRERSRSLILKFRSEKERRNDEFSEACTKSEITCEDAKSGNRNLKASSETKNNHDVVSFICKINRESELEFSQGSRNHREDDSNCVDLIAKSKINQSTNSSDLNCTEQLRFSYSNEDEDDEDDESEYYSSQGTVLSDLRSEMFSFPECSELELSDYTPSLFIDSGSQFSQGSVGETPSPTHSLFLQFRNEFTTLIITSPFNNNSSSVKDEVVPIHSKFVKFDDLDEEESYLMLRERERKQVLLWNYTDSYFSTTEFGDLVIQQRSQMVHWIVEVSFFFLTKKFSINGQQSYRKQLRQETMFLGVSLLDRFLSKGYFKVKRNLQIVGIACLTLATRIEENQQYSRVEQKNFYIGSNVYSRCEVVAMEWVVQEVLKFQCFIPTIYNFLWFYLKAAKVNAAVERRVKSLAVLVLSAEEQLCYWPSTVAAAIVILACLEVDQNAFHRVIGMHVRSKDENLHECMQSLQWLIRYL